In one Rutidosis leptorrhynchoides isolate AG116_Rl617_1_P2 chromosome 8, CSIRO_AGI_Rlap_v1, whole genome shotgun sequence genomic region, the following are encoded:
- the LOC139863763 gene encoding uncharacterized protein, with amino-acid sequence MIHSWQAGQRRKAETLEDWKREMIAFPSMFNTNPSDAPVVIEARIENYVVGGIYTDTGAGADIMYEHCFIQLPDRVKEKLKDTFVPLASFANDPSWSKGSVVLEVVLGKMPFKRTAHIEFLVIKANSQYNVILGRSAMMAFGAVPSTVHGMMKFPTPAGIATLYAERRRPIECVQINRTAVNPIIHEDGSISPNPEFPDQKIIIGNTITKETKEKLYKILATNLDVFAWQDSDMTGVPRHVAEHKLGVNPNIPPVCQKKRGMAPDRTKFLKEEVKKLVDAGILREVKYQTWVANPVMVRKPDNSWRMCVDFTDLNKACPKDNYPLP; translated from the coding sequence ATGATACATTCATGGCAAGCCGGACAGCGAAGAAAAGCAGAAACGTTAGAAGATTGGAAACGGGAAATGATTGCTTTTCCTTCCATGTTTAACACAAATCCATCTGACGCTCCTGTAGTGATTGAAGCTCGAATAGAAAATTATGTTGTTGGAGGAATATATACCGATACCGGAGCGGGAGCAGATatcatgtatgaacattgttttATACAACTACCGGACAGAGTTAAGGAAAAGCTAAAGGACACATTTGTTCCCTTAGCAAGCTTTGCTAATGATCCGTCATGGTCAAAAGGAAGCGTAGTTTTAGAAGTtgtattgggaaaaatgccatttaaaAGAACTGCCCATATTGAATTTTTGGTTATAAAAGCAAATTCGCAGTATAATGTCATTTTAGGACGATCAGCCATGATGGCATTCGGAGCTGTGCCGTCAACGGTACACGGAATGATGAAATTCCCCACACCGGCTGGCATTGCCACGCTGTACGCTGAACGGAGAAGACCAATAGAATGTGTACAAATAAACAGAACAGCTGTTAACCCAATCATTCATGAAGATGGGTCAATATCACCAAATCCAgagtttccagatcagaaaataataattggaaacacaATAACAAAAGAAACAAAAGAAAAGCTTTACAAAATCTTAGCCACAAATTTGGATGTTTTTGCATGGCAAGATTCTGATATGACTGGAGTACCACGTCATGTGGCTGAACATAAGCTTGGTGTGAATCCTAATATTCCACCAGTGTGTCAGAAGAAAAGAGGCATGGCTCCAGATCGAACAAAATTTCTCAAAGAAGAAGTTAAAAAATTGGTGGATGCTGGAATATTAAGGGAAGTAAAATACCAGACATGGGTAGCAAACCCGGTTATGGTAAGAAAGCCAGATAATTCATGGAGGATGTGTGTCGACTTTACAGATttaaataaagcatgtccaaaagaC